The Acidobacteriota bacterium genome has a segment encoding these proteins:
- a CDS encoding DUF4139 domain-containing protein — translation MERKKTATKMKRAAVTVGAAALVLFMVFHGTRPQAAAPEAGHVEGAEKTFRSTAEDRRETAITVYNVNMGLVREVRDVSLGRGVAALEFRDVASKIQPETVHIKSLSGKLSVLEQNYQYDLLSPQKLLEKYVGRKVKVFRWNEVTGRDEEREAEVLSTNDGTILRVGDEITFGYPGRISFPEIPGNLIAEPTLVWLLDSAAPKHKLEVSYLTDGMTWKADYVLVVDSEDAAGDLNGWVTLNNTSGAGYENARLKLVAGDVHRAEEEDVFRPGVKFMAAAAEPQFREEAFFEYHLYTLERPTTLRDNEQKQISLLEAPGVKIEKRLVFRGAPYYFRSACGRVQSNQKVGVFLDIENKKAHGLGMPLPKGIVRVYKADAEGSLQFIGEDRIDHTPRDERVRIKMGEAFDVVGDRVQTDYKDHGRCGSESEWEISLRNHKDEDAEVDVFEPAEGEWKILTTSHDWEKVDAHTFKFIVRVPSHDEVKIRYRVRIRWC, via the coding sequence ATGGAAAGAAAAAAAACGGCGACAAAAATGAAGCGGGCGGCCGTAACTGTGGGCGCGGCGGCCCTGGTGCTCTTCATGGTGTTTCATGGAACCCGGCCGCAGGCGGCGGCGCCCGAAGCAGGCCACGTCGAGGGGGCGGAAAAAACCTTCCGCTCGACCGCGGAAGACCGCCGCGAGACGGCCATCACGGTCTACAACGTCAACATGGGGCTCGTCAGGGAGGTACGCGACGTCTCGCTCGGGCGCGGCGTCGCGGCGCTCGAGTTCCGGGACGTAGCCTCGAAAATTCAGCCCGAGACGGTGCACATCAAGTCGCTTTCGGGAAAACTTTCCGTTCTGGAGCAGAACTACCAGTACGACCTCCTCAGCCCGCAGAAACTACTCGAAAAATACGTCGGCAGGAAGGTCAAGGTGTTTCGCTGGAACGAGGTGACTGGCCGCGACGAGGAGCGCGAGGCCGAGGTGCTCTCCACGAACGACGGCACCATCCTCCGGGTCGGCGACGAGATAACCTTCGGCTACCCGGGACGCATCTCCTTCCCCGAGATTCCCGGGAATCTCATCGCCGAGCCCACGCTCGTGTGGCTCCTTGATAGCGCCGCGCCGAAGCACAAGCTGGAAGTCTCCTACCTCACGGACGGCATGACTTGGAAGGCGGACTACGTGCTCGTCGTGGACTCGGAGGACGCGGCGGGCGACCTGAACGGCTGGGTGACGCTCAACAACACGAGCGGCGCCGGGTACGAGAACGCGCGGCTCAAGCTCGTCGCGGGCGACGTGCACCGCGCCGAGGAGGAAGACGTTTTTCGCCCGGGGGTGAAGTTCATGGCGGCCGCTGCCGAGCCGCAGTTCCGCGAGGAGGCCTTCTTCGAGTACCACCTCTACACGCTCGAGCGCCCGACGACGCTCCGCGACAACGAGCAGAAGCAAATCTCCCTGCTCGAGGCGCCGGGCGTGAAAATCGAGAAGCGCCTCGTGTTCCGCGGCGCGCCGTACTACTTCCGCTCTGCCTGCGGCCGGGTGCAGTCGAACCAGAAGGTGGGCGTCTTCCTCGACATTGAGAACAAGAAAGCGCACGGCCTCGGGATGCCGCTCCCGAAGGGCATCGTCCGCGTCTACAAGGCCGACGCGGAAGGCTCCCTGCAGTTCATCGGCGAGGACCGCATCGACCACACGCCCCGCGACGAGCGCGTGCGCATCAAGATGGGCGAGGCGTTCGACGTCGTGGGCGACCGCGTGCAGACGGACTACAAAGATCACGGCCGTTGCGGCTCGGAGTCGGAGTGGGAAATCTCCCTGCGTAACCACAAGGACGAGGACGCCGAGGTGGATGTGTTCGAGCCCGCCGAGGGCGAGTGGAAAATTCTTACTACCTCGCACGACTGGGAGAAGGTGGACGCGCACACCTTCAAGTTCATCGTGCGCGTGCCCTCCCATGACGAGGTGAAGATCCGCTACCGCGTGCGGATACGCTGGTGCTAG
- a CDS encoding homoserine dehydrogenase, with amino-acid sequence MNIGLIGLGTVGTGVVKIIAKSAGLIKERSGVSLTLKTICETDLSRKRDVDLTAFRTTPDADDVLGDPEIDVVVELIGGYEPARAFVLGALKKGKHVVTANKALLARHGGEIHKAAAENGVQILYEAAVGACIPILRALKDSLVTENISSISGILNGTTNYILTKMTRENQSYEEALKKAQELGFAEADPTFDVEGKDAAHKLAIMASIATGSFVSDEEISTEGITGVTKDDIKKARESGKVIKLVASYKKTPGGRELSVRPTLLDEDHPLAGVQNELNAVFVVGDNVGEMMLYGKGAGQLPTASAVVADVVTIGRNRV; translated from the coding sequence ATGAACATCGGATTGATCGGGCTGGGGACCGTGGGAACGGGCGTCGTCAAAATCATCGCCAAGAGCGCCGGGTTGATCAAGGAAAGAAGCGGCGTCTCGCTGACCCTCAAAACCATCTGCGAGACGGATCTCTCCCGGAAGCGGGACGTCGACCTGACCGCGTTCAGGACGACCCCCGACGCGGACGACGTTCTCGGCGACCCGGAGATCGACGTGGTCGTCGAGCTCATCGGCGGTTACGAGCCCGCGAGAGCGTTCGTCCTGGGCGCGCTCAAGAAAGGCAAGCACGTGGTCACGGCCAACAAGGCGCTTCTGGCGCGGCACGGCGGGGAGATCCACAAGGCCGCGGCCGAGAACGGCGTCCAGATACTGTACGAGGCGGCCGTCGGCGCCTGCATTCCCATCCTCCGGGCGCTCAAGGACAGCCTCGTCACGGAGAACATAAGCTCCATCTCGGGCATACTGAACGGGACCACGAATTACATCCTGACCAAGATGACCCGCGAGAACCAGAGCTATGAGGAAGCCCTCAAGAAGGCGCAGGAGCTCGGCTTCGCGGAGGCCGACCCCACGTTCGACGTCGAGGGGAAGGACGCCGCGCACAAGCTCGCCATCATGGCCTCCATCGCGACGGGCTCCTTCGTGAGCGACGAGGAGATTTCCACGGAGGGCATCACCGGGGTGACGAAGGACGACATAAAGAAAGCCCGCGAGAGCGGAAAGGTCATCAAGCTGGTGGCCAGCTACAAGAAAACGCCGGGGGGAAGGGAGCTGTCGGTCAGGCCGACCCTGCTGGACGAGGACCACCCCCTGGCGGGCGTCCAGAACGAACTGAACGCCGTGTTCGTCGTGGGGGACAACGTCGGCGAGATGATGCTCTACGGCAAGGGCGCGGGGCAGCTGCCCACGGCCTCGGCCGTCGTCGCGGACGTTGTCACCATCGGCAGAAACAGGGTATAA
- the asd gene encoding aspartate-semialdehyde dehydrogenase, translated as MKKIKVGVLGATGIVGQWFIHLLRDHPWFELTALAASEKSADRPYEEAVGDRWKIPYEMPDYAKGMKVRDCTPDLDCRLAFSGLDSSVAGPVETAFAEADYVVSSNSKNHRMDADVPLLVPEVNHDHLEVVKRQKTPGFIVTNPNCSAIPLALVLKPLLDSFGVAEVFVATMQALSGAGFKGFELDIVDNILPHIGGEEPKVESEPLKILARVQNGEFVNAEIKISAHCNRVNVQDGHLEAVSVRLDRKPTLEEFKGALKTFNPLKGMDLPFAPDPPIVLREEDDRPQPKYDRDNGKGMAVTVGRVREDPVWDYKFMLLGHNTIRGAAGAALLNAELMKVKGLLK; from the coding sequence ATGAAGAAAATTAAAGTCGGTGTACTAGGTGCAACAGGTATCGTTGGACAGTGGTTCATCCACTTGCTCCGCGACCACCCATGGTTTGAGCTCACAGCCCTGGCAGCGTCCGAAAAGAGCGCCGACAGGCCCTACGAGGAAGCCGTCGGCGATAGGTGGAAGATCCCGTACGAGATGCCCGATTACGCGAAGGGCATGAAGGTCCGGGATTGCACGCCCGACCTGGACTGCCGGCTGGCCTTTTCCGGCCTCGACTCGAGCGTCGCCGGCCCCGTCGAGACGGCGTTTGCCGAGGCCGACTACGTAGTAAGCAGCAATTCCAAGAACCACCGCATGGACGCGGACGTGCCCCTCCTGGTACCTGAGGTCAACCACGACCACCTGGAAGTCGTGAAGCGGCAGAAAACGCCGGGCTTCATCGTCACGAACCCGAATTGCTCCGCCATTCCCCTGGCGCTCGTCCTGAAGCCTCTTCTGGACAGCTTCGGCGTAGCGGAAGTTTTCGTGGCCACGATGCAGGCCTTGAGCGGGGCGGGGTTCAAGGGCTTCGAGCTCGACATCGTGGACAACATTCTTCCCCACATCGGCGGGGAGGAGCCCAAGGTGGAGTCGGAGCCGCTCAAAATTCTGGCGCGAGTCCAGAACGGCGAGTTCGTCAATGCCGAGATAAAAATCAGCGCTCACTGCAACCGGGTGAACGTGCAGGACGGCCACCTCGAGGCGGTGAGCGTCCGCCTGGACCGAAAGCCGACGCTGGAGGAATTTAAAGGTGCCCTGAAGACGTTCAACCCCTTGAAGGGGATGGACCTGCCTTTCGCGCCCGACCCGCCCATCGTCCTTCGGGAGGAAGACGACCGCCCGCAGCCCAAGTACGACCGCGACAACGGGAAGGGAATGGCCGTCACAGTGGGCCGCGTTCGGGAGGACCCGGTCTGGGATTACAAGTTCATGCTGCTCGGCCACAACACCATCCGGGGCGCCGCGGGCGCCGCCCTCCTCAACGCCGAGCTCATGAAAGTGAAGGGATTATTGAAATGA
- a CDS encoding thrombospondin type 3 repeat-containing protein, whose amino-acid sequence MIPCALLLFFISHTAFAQTWARTYGGDGEDRSQFIEHTADGGYIVTGGAASFGAGESDGQTSDSDFVGGEPSDGWILKLDAWGDVEWEKTYGGKKIEWFNVIGQTSDGGFIVIGPNYTLGPGYVDWWLLKLDASGDIEWQKLYGAASSDNEGPHFIRQTADGGYIATGFRTYQSAGFQDFWVMKLDASGDIEWEKTYGGAKAELAFPIQQTKDGGYIVTGKTRSFGAGTVDVWVLKLDASGKVQWQKAYGGINFEESKSVCQTSDGGYAVAGGTMSFGAGSHDFWVLKLYPSGDIEWEKTYGGTEEDIAHCVWQTTDGGLVVAGRTQSFGGGWWDAWVLKLDASGKVQWQKAYGGPGEEHARTVEQTSDGGFVVAGHTTSFGVGECDWWVLKLDANGDIDPSSCTFITDTAVKGVDSSAVITKTSVKGVDSSASVTGSPVKGVDSKATVFEQCPDADGDGVPNASDNCPGTQVQDPDTPVDRTAPCGPPRYGLSGPEIYANPRQEDADKDSLGDVCDNCWLVPNPRQEDADEDGVGDVCDNCPADANPLQEDGDGDGIGDACDPDMDGDGVPNAKDNCPVNTNPRQTDTDGDGTGDACDACPNDRDNDIDGDGVCGDVDNCPKVANPAQTATDADADGAGDACDVCPGFDDRIDADGDGTPDGCDACPNDRNNDADGDGLCGDVDNCPMRNNPQQEDADLDGLGDVCDNCPADFNPGQEDMDSDGAGDACDGDIDGDGLDNGSDNCPTAANPLQEDGENLVDFKALLLDAGEAVLADVSQEFLTQDDDGSCQAGKCAPAFGPTFGSGAKYVVVGGTSGPFDQILYKRTSASDFTSPSSSMPTPNTCWDGGKHMIVEYWDGAGWQIINGFPCPISDPTRSSGGPDRRCPLFLDGVISVDQGYLDLLADGIEACGESICDDCLDNDGDLFTDEWDNPPDRQPGGPAGLGLDPGLYYMRFWVGPTWCGDGPSLSCFNGVDDDGDGLVDEKGPTCVPAPTFSGVPEGVAEPEIDQFSPIPSPGDGVGDACDNCPSVPNPLQTDTDGDGIGDACDPSVSSLQ is encoded by the coding sequence TTGATTCCTTGCGCCTTACTGCTTTTCTTCATTTCTCACACCGCATTCGCCCAGACGTGGGCGCGCACCTACGGCGGCGACGGCGAGGATAGGAGCCAGTTCATCGAGCATACGGCGGACGGCGGCTACATCGTGACGGGAGGCGCGGCTTCCTTCGGCGCGGGCGAAAGCGATGGGCAGACCTCAGACAGCGACTTCGTCGGGGGGGAGCCCAGTGACGGCTGGATTTTGAAGCTGGATGCCTGGGGCGACGTCGAGTGGGAAAAAACCTACGGCGGGAAAAAGATCGAGTGGTTCAACGTTATCGGGCAGACCTCAGACGGCGGCTTCATTGTTATAGGGCCCAATTATACCCTCGGCCCGGGCTATGTCGATTGGTGGTTATTGAAATTGGACGCTTCTGGGGATATCGAGTGGCAGAAACTCTACGGCGCCGCTTCCTCCGATAACGAGGGGCCTCATTTCATCCGGCAGACCGCGGACGGCGGCTACATCGCGACGGGATTCAGAACTTACCAAAGCGCGGGCTTTCAGGATTTCTGGGTTATGAAGCTGGACGCCTCGGGCGACATCGAGTGGGAAAAAACCTACGGCGGCGCCAAGGCGGAGCTGGCTTTCCCCATCCAGCAGACAAAGGACGGCGGCTATATCGTGACGGGAAAGACGCGGTCCTTCGGCGCGGGCACCGTGGATGTCTGGGTTCTGAAGCTGGACGCCTCGGGCAAAGTCCAATGGCAGAAGGCCTACGGCGGCATTAATTTTGAGGAATCCAAATCCGTCTGTCAGACCTCGGACGGCGGCTACGCCGTGGCGGGGGGGACGATGTCCTTCGGTGCCGGCTCTCACGATTTTTGGGTTTTGAAGCTGTACCCGTCGGGTGACATCGAGTGGGAAAAAACCTACGGCGGCACCGAGGAGGATATAGCCCATTGCGTTTGGCAGACCACGGACGGCGGCCTCGTCGTGGCGGGAAGGACGCAGTCCTTCGGCGGGGGCTGGTGGGACGCCTGGGTTCTGAAGCTGGACGCCTCGGGCAAAGTCCAATGGCAGAAGGCCTACGGCGGCCCCGGCGAAGAGCATGCCCGCACCGTCGAGCAGACTTCGGACGGCGGCTTCGTCGTGGCGGGACATACGACATCCTTCGGCGTGGGTGAGTGTGATTGGTGGGTTCTGAAGCTCGACGCAAACGGAGACATTGACCCGTCGTCCTGCACGTTCATTACGGATACTGCGGTGAAGGGCGTCGATTCCTCGGCCGTCATCACAAAAACCTCGGTGAAGGGCGTGGATTCTTCCGCATCGGTCACCGGCAGCCCGGTGAAGGGCGTGGACTCCAAGGCCACGGTGTTCGAGCAGTGCCCGGACGCCGACGGCGACGGCGTGCCCAACGCAAGCGACAACTGCCCTGGCACACAGGTTCAAGACCCGGATACTCCTGTCGACCGCACCGCACCATGCGGCCCTCCACGCTACGGCCTGAGCGGGCCGGAAATCTATGCCAACCCGCGGCAGGAGGACGCGGACAAGGACAGCTTGGGCGACGTGTGCGACAACTGCTGGTTGGTGCCCAACCCGCGGCAGGAGGACGCGGATGAGGACGGCGTGGGCGACGTGTGCGACAACTGTCCGGCGGACGCCAATCCGCTGCAAGAGGATGGGGACGGTGATGGCATCGGCGACGCGTGCGACCCGGACATGGACGGAGACGGCGTGCCCAACGCGAAAGACAACTGCCCGGTGAATACCAACCCGCGGCAGACGGATACGGACGGCGACGGCACCGGCGACGCATGCGACGCGTGTCCGAACGACCGGGACAACGACATCGACGGCGACGGGGTGTGCGGCGACGTGGATAACTGCCCGAAGGTCGCGAACCCCGCGCAGACGGCTACGGACGCCGACGCCGACGGCGCGGGCGACGCGTGCGACGTCTGCCCGGGCTTCGATGACAGAATCGACGCAGACGGCGACGGCACGCCCGACGGCTGCGACGCCTGCCCGAACGATCGGAACAACGACGCGGACGGCGACGGCTTGTGCGGCGATGTCGACAATTGCCCGATGAGGAACAATCCGCAGCAAGAGGATGCGGACCTGGACGGCTTGGGCGACGTGTGCGACAACTGTCCGGCGGATTTCAATCCCGGCCAGGAGGATATGGACTCCGACGGCGCGGGCGACGCGTGCGATGGGGACATTGACGGGGACGGCCTGGACAACGGAAGCGACAACTGCCCGACGGCGGCGAATCCTCTGCAAGAAGACGGGGAAAACCTTGTCGATTTTAAGGCGCTTCTCTTGGACGCGGGTGAAGCCGTGCTCGCTGACGTTTCGCAGGAATTCTTGACACAAGACGACGATGGCTCCTGCCAAGCGGGCAAGTGCGCCCCGGCGTTCGGCCCGACCTTCGGCTCAGGGGCGAAATATGTCGTCGTGGGAGGAACGTCGGGGCCTTTCGATCAGATTCTTTATAAGCGAACATCTGCCTCCGATTTTACGAGTCCCAGTTCTTCTATGCCGACTCCCAATACGTGCTGGGACGGTGGAAAGCACATGATTGTGGAATATTGGGACGGGGCGGGCTGGCAGATCATAAACGGCTTCCCCTGTCCTATCAGCGACCCGACCAGGTCTTCCGGTGGCCCGGATAGGAGGTGCCCCCTGTTTCTGGACGGTGTTATTAGCGTTGACCAAGGCTACCTGGACCTGCTTGCCGATGGAATCGAGGCTTGCGGCGAATCCATTTGCGACGACTGCCTTGACAACGACGGGGACCTCTTCACAGATGAGTGGGACAACCCTCCCGACCGGCAGCCCGGGGGGCCGGCCGGCCTGGGGCTCGACCCCGGCCTTTACTATATGCGCTTCTGGGTAGGGCCCACCTGGTGCGGGGACGGCCCGTCGCTCTCTTGCTTCAACGGTGTGGACGACGACGGGGACGGCCTCGTAGACGAGAAAGGGCCAACGTGTGTCCCCGCGCCCACTTTTTCCGGTGTTCCGGAAGGCGTCGCGGAGCCTGAAATTGACCAATTCTCGCCCATCCCTTCTCCCGGCGACGGCGTGGGCGACGCGTGCGACAACTGCCCGTCTGTGCCCAACCCGCTGCAGACGGATACGGACGGTGACGGAATCGGCGACGCGTGCGACCCTTCAGTCTCCAGCCTCCAGTAG
- a CDS encoding threonine synthase yields the protein MRLRCLECGREYALEARHACNCGGNLEAIQDMEAARGNVSWELFDERLRREPFGSGVWRYKELVLPEAEDDEIVTRREGNTRLYSSRLIGEYTGVKNIFLKHEGENPTGSFKDRGMTVGITAARMFGMKTVACASTGNTSASVASYASHARMRCVVFVPEGEIAYGKLAQALAYGAKTLQVKGVFDDAMALVLEACDTLEFYLMNSLNPFRLEGQKTICFEALQQLGGDVPDWFVLPGGNLGNNYALSKALRELHEIGLVRKIPRIAVVQARGANPLYRMWKNKTSFEPLKTVDTVASAIKIGNPVNWKKSLAGLEWCNGVVEEVTDQEIIDAKAHVDRTGIGAEASSCATVAGLKKLVEAGVVGRDELVVGILTGHLLKDPNLVVDYHLGKLTQFSDRYANKPVPVDATMEAVRAALGDFS from the coding sequence ATGAGGCTTCGGTGCCTGGAGTGCGGGAGGGAATATGCACTCGAGGCACGCCACGCGTGCAACTGCGGCGGAAACCTGGAGGCGATACAGGACATGGAAGCCGCACGGGGCAACGTGTCTTGGGAGCTGTTCGACGAGCGGCTCCGGCGGGAGCCGTTCGGGTCGGGCGTTTGGCGGTACAAGGAGCTCGTTCTTCCCGAGGCGGAGGACGACGAAATCGTCACCCGCCGAGAGGGTAACACCCGGCTCTATTCGAGCAGGCTGATCGGCGAGTATACCGGGGTCAAGAACATTTTTCTCAAGCACGAGGGGGAGAATCCCACCGGCAGCTTCAAGGACCGCGGCATGACCGTGGGGATCACGGCGGCCCGAATGTTCGGCATGAAGACCGTGGCCTGCGCTTCGACGGGAAACACCTCCGCGTCGGTGGCCTCATACGCGTCCCACGCCCGCATGCGCTGCGTGGTGTTCGTCCCCGAGGGGGAGATCGCGTACGGGAAATTGGCGCAGGCCCTGGCCTACGGAGCGAAGACGCTGCAGGTCAAGGGAGTGTTCGACGACGCCATGGCGCTCGTGCTTGAGGCGTGCGACACGCTGGAGTTCTATCTGATGAACTCCCTGAATCCCTTCCGCCTCGAAGGGCAGAAAACGATTTGCTTCGAAGCCCTGCAGCAGCTGGGCGGCGATGTTCCCGACTGGTTCGTCCTTCCCGGAGGAAACCTGGGCAACAATTACGCCCTCAGCAAGGCCCTGCGGGAATTGCACGAGATCGGCCTCGTTCGCAAAATTCCTCGGATCGCCGTCGTGCAGGCCCGGGGCGCCAACCCTCTGTACCGGATGTGGAAGAACAAGACCTCTTTCGAGCCGCTCAAAACCGTGGACACGGTGGCGTCGGCCATCAAGATCGGCAACCCGGTGAATTGGAAAAAATCCCTGGCGGGCCTCGAATGGTGCAACGGCGTGGTCGAGGAGGTGACGGACCAGGAGATCATCGACGCGAAGGCCCACGTCGACCGAACCGGAATCGGCGCAGAGGCGTCCTCGTGCGCCACCGTCGCCGGGTTGAAGAAACTGGTGGAGGCGGGCGTGGTGGGAAGAGACGAGCTCGTCGTGGGCATCCTGACAGGCCATCTCCTCAAGGATCCGAACCTTGTCGTGGATTATCACCTGGGCAAGCTAACGCAATTTAGCGACCGATACGCCAACAAACCGGTGCCCGTCGACGCCACCATGGAAGCCGTGCGCGCGGCCCTGGGGGATTTTTCCTAG
- a CDS encoding aspartate kinase, protein MIVMKFGGTSLGDAAKLTNAAELIEANLEKTPAVVVSAMASVTNLLIDTTKNAALGKTATVERAVGELSQKHETAAKQSLKQPDSVLQEVRHIIGSLKPLYESIGVLGEYTPRSLDLISSYGERLSSLLLANILIERGVSSEPIPTADLVITDDNFGSANVDFKVTRARVAKKVKPMLREGVTPILTGFLSGTEKGVVTTLGRNGSDYSASIVAACLKAEEVWIWSDVDGVLTADPKLIAEAKTVPELSYREAADLSYFGAKVLHPKSILPAVEGGIPIWIKNAFKPEVEGTVVKAETVRDKKPIRGITSIRNLSLVNVEGAGMVELSNVAAKVFGAVANLGINVYVISQASSEHSICFVVDKGDASKIVRVLKREFSERIMHRDIDEVSVMDGIAIVAVVGEGMIGTLGIAGRVFGTLGKSKVNVVAIAQGASELNISFIVKEEDLTKAVACLHREFGLDK, encoded by the coding sequence ATGATCGTGATGAAGTTCGGCGGAACTTCCCTCGGGGACGCCGCGAAGCTCACGAACGCGGCGGAGCTTATCGAGGCCAACCTGGAGAAAACCCCCGCCGTGGTGGTTTCCGCGATGGCCAGCGTCACGAATCTACTGATCGACACGACGAAGAACGCCGCACTGGGAAAGACTGCCACCGTCGAGCGCGCCGTCGGGGAGCTTTCCCAAAAGCACGAGACGGCCGCGAAGCAATCGCTGAAGCAACCCGACTCGGTTTTGCAGGAAGTCCGGCACATCATCGGGTCCCTGAAGCCGCTCTACGAGAGCATCGGCGTCCTCGGGGAATACACGCCGCGCTCCCTGGACCTCATCTCGTCGTACGGCGAGCGGCTGTCCTCGCTCCTGCTCGCGAACATTCTGATAGAACGCGGCGTGAGCTCCGAGCCGATTCCGACGGCGGACCTCGTCATCACGGATGACAACTTCGGCTCCGCGAACGTCGATTTCAAGGTGACCCGGGCCCGCGTGGCTAAGAAAGTGAAGCCCATGCTGCGCGAAGGCGTCACGCCCATCCTGACGGGCTTTCTTTCCGGAACGGAAAAAGGCGTCGTCACCACGCTCGGCCGGAACGGCTCCGATTATTCCGCGTCCATCGTCGCGGCTTGCCTGAAGGCGGAGGAGGTGTGGATCTGGAGCGACGTGGACGGCGTCCTGACGGCCGACCCGAAGCTGATTGCGGAGGCCAAAACCGTCCCGGAGCTGTCCTACCGCGAGGCGGCCGATCTTTCGTATTTCGGCGCCAAGGTGCTCCATCCCAAGAGCATCCTTCCCGCCGTCGAGGGCGGGATCCCCATCTGGATAAAAAACGCCTTTAAGCCGGAGGTGGAGGGAACCGTGGTCAAGGCCGAGACCGTCCGCGACAAGAAGCCGATTCGGGGAATCACCTCCATCCGCAACCTGAGCCTCGTCAACGTCGAGGGGGCCGGGATGGTGGAGCTCTCGAACGTCGCGGCGAAAGTCTTCGGCGCGGTCGCGAACCTGGGGATAAACGTGTACGTCATCTCGCAAGCTTCCTCTGAACACAGCATCTGCTTCGTCGTGGACAAGGGCGACGCGTCCAAAATCGTGCGCGTCCTCAAGCGCGAGTTCTCCGAGCGCATCATGCATCGGGACATCGACGAAGTCTCCGTCATGGACGGTATAGCGATTGTCGCCGTGGTCGGGGAGGGCATGATCGGCACGCTTGGCATTGCCGGCCGCGTGTTCGGCACCTTGGGCAAGAGCAAGGTGAACGTGGTCGCCATCGCCCAGGGAGCCTCGGAACTCAACATCTCCTTCATCGTAAAAGAGGAAGACCTCACGAAAGCGGTGGCGTGCCTCCATCGGGAATTCGGACTGGACAAATGA
- a CDS encoding homoserine kinase, giving the protein MSEWLKVFAPATVANVGPGYDVFGFALHEPGDVVEVRKIEEPLVRVAEVTGDGGKLPRDSSENTAGVAATEVWKLLRADAGVEMKLHKGMPLGSGLGSSAASAAAAAWAVNVLFGKPLEKEALLPACMAGEKAASGTAHADNAAPSLLGGFVLIRSYDPLDVVPLAAPEALVAVVATPACELKTAEARAAVPEKIPLKDAVRNWGNVSAVTAALFTNDIRLLGRAMDDRVAEPARAPLVPGFHDVKRAALEHGAYGCSMSGAGPSVFAVTDDRAAAKKIAAAMQAAFAGHGLESRTFVSNVNKEGAKVI; this is encoded by the coding sequence ATGAGCGAATGGCTGAAAGTTTTCGCCCCCGCCACCGTGGCCAACGTCGGCCCCGGGTACGACGTCTTCGGATTCGCCCTGCACGAGCCCGGGGACGTGGTGGAGGTGCGGAAAATCGAGGAACCCCTCGTGAGGGTGGCGGAGGTCACGGGCGACGGCGGGAAGCTTCCGAGGGATTCTTCCGAGAACACCGCCGGAGTCGCCGCCACGGAAGTGTGGAAACTCCTCCGTGCCGATGCTGGCGTCGAGATGAAGCTCCATAAGGGCATGCCGCTCGGCTCGGGGCTCGGAAGCAGCGCCGCGAGTGCCGCGGCGGCGGCATGGGCGGTGAACGTTCTTTTCGGAAAGCCCCTCGAAAAAGAGGCCCTCCTGCCCGCCTGCATGGCGGGAGAGAAGGCGGCAAGCGGCACGGCGCATGCCGACAACGCGGCACCCAGCCTGCTCGGCGGATTCGTCCTCATCCGGAGCTACGACCCGCTCGACGTCGTCCCGCTGGCCGCGCCGGAGGCGCTGGTGGCCGTGGTCGCAACCCCGGCGTGCGAGCTGAAGACGGCCGAGGCGAGGGCCGCCGTTCCGGAAAAGATCCCGTTGAAAGACGCCGTGCGCAACTGGGGCAACGTCTCGGCCGTCACGGCGGCGCTGTTCACGAACGACATCCGGCTGCTCGGGAGGGCCATGGACGACAGAGTCGCCGAGCCCGCCCGCGCCCCCCTGGTGCCCGGTTTCCACGACGTGAAGCGGGCCGCGCTCGAGCACGGTGCCTACGGGTGCTCGATGAGCGGCGCGGGGCCGAGCGTGTTCGCCGTGACCGACGACCGGGCGGCGGCGAAAAAGATCGCCGCAGCCATGCAGGCCGCCTTCGCCGGGCACGGACTCGAGAGCCGAACATTCGTCTCGAACGTCAACAAGGAAGGAGCAAAGGTAATCTAG